The following proteins come from a genomic window of Trifolium pratense cultivar HEN17-A07 linkage group LG4, ARS_RC_1.1, whole genome shotgun sequence:
- the LOC123882255 gene encoding transcription factor PAR1, whose product MEEGDMETEGNITIPAFLTQKMNTTSTTTTEKSLHVFKRIRRRCRDNDSKEMMLIKEDAKEKEEDEEGGDDDREEIERKIHALQRIVPNGESFGVDKLFDETAGYIIALQYQVKALKALTGFFEKLEKDKTKLGG is encoded by the coding sequence ATGGAAGAAGGAGACATGGAAACTGAGGGAAACATAACCATACCAGCATTTCTCACTCAAAAGATGAatactactagtactactactactgaAAAGTCTCTGCATGTCTTCAAGCGAATCCGAAGACGGTGCAGAGACAATGATAGTAAAGAGATGATGTTGATAAAGGAAGATGCTAAggagaaagaagaagatgaagaaggtggTGATGATGATAGAGAAGAGATAGAGAGAAAGATTCATGCATTACAAAGGATAGTACCAAATGGTGAGTCATTTGGTGTGGACAAACTTTTTGATGAAACTGCTGGCTATATAATTGCTTTACAATATCAAGTCAAAGCTTTGAAAGCTCTTACTGGTTTCTTTGAAAAGTTGGAGAAAGACAAGACTAAACTTGGAGGTTGA